From the genome of Helicobacter pylori, one region includes:
- the corA gene encoding magnesium/cobalt transporter CorA — protein sequence MVNVFFKQQKFVIKKRFNDFNGFDVEENEVLWFELINPTPNELATLSQEYAIHYNTDHSQRVSSVTKYWEDSSSVTINAFFTNQDENEAFRTEMATFILSNNILFTIYYGTLEIFDSIQKKVLASPKKFEDGFDILTKIFEVYFEKGVECLEWINKQTSLLRKNIIFKETSTPTHENVLMRLSNLQEFNVALRDSFFDKRRIITALLRSNKVDSDTKNNLNIILTDFSSLVESTTVNLNSLDNIQNLFASQVNVEQNKIIKLFTVVTMAMMPPTLIGTIYGMNFKFMPELEWQYGYLFALIVMAISTILPVIYFKKKGWL from the coding sequence ATGGTGAATGTGTTTTTCAAACAGCAAAAATTTGTCATTAAAAAACGCTTTAATGATTTTAATGGCTTTGATGTAGAAGAAAATGAAGTCCTATGGTTTGAGCTCATCAACCCTACACCCAATGAACTGGCCACTCTAAGCCAAGAATACGCTATCCACTACAACACAGACCATTCCCAACGAGTCTCATCAGTTACCAAATATTGGGAAGACAGCTCCAGCGTTACGATCAACGCCTTTTTCACTAACCAGGATGAAAATGAGGCTTTCCGCACGGAAATGGCGACCTTTATTTTGTCTAATAACATTCTTTTCACGATTTATTACGGGACTTTAGAAATCTTTGATTCTATCCAAAAAAAGGTTTTAGCTAGCCCTAAAAAATTTGAAGACGGGTTTGACATTCTAACCAAAATCTTTGAAGTGTATTTTGAAAAAGGGGTAGAATGCCTAGAGTGGATCAACAAGCAAACGAGCTTGTTGCGTAAAAATATCATTTTCAAAGAAACTTCCACGCCTACGCATGAAAATGTTTTGATGCGCTTGTCCAATTTGCAAGAATTTAATGTGGCTTTAAGGGATTCCTTTTTTGACAAACGGCGCATTATTACCGCTTTATTAAGGAGCAATAAAGTGGATAGCGATACCAAAAATAATTTAAATATCATTTTAACCGATTTTAGTTCTTTAGTGGAGTCTACAACGGTCAATCTCAACTCTCTAGACAACATTCAAAACCTGTTCGCTTCTCAAGTCAATGTGGAGCAAAATAAAATCATCAAGCTCTTCACTGTGGTGACCATGGCGATGATGCCCCCCACTTTGATCGGCACGATTTATGGCATGAATTTTAAATTCATGCCGGAGTTAGAATGGCAATACGGGTATCTTTTCGCGTT